From the genome of Hymenobacter gelipurpurascens:
AGTACCGCACTGGCATCAACCCCTACGAGTGGCAGTTCTTCACCAGCCCCGATGGCACCACCTGGACGCAGCCAGCCAACATGGTAGTGGCGTACGGCGCCGATGGCGCCAACGCCGTGGTAAATCCGGCGGCTACTACCTCCAAAACCTTTACTCTGAGTGGCCTAGCACTGGAACCCGGCGCTACTACTTACCTGCGGTGGTCATACGTGGGCACGCTGGGCAGCACCAATGCGCAGGCGCTGGGGCTTGATAACCTCAAACTTACGCCTACCCTACTGGGTGGCACGCCCGCCGCTACCATTGCAACGGGCAGCGTACCGACCACGCCCTTCTGCGTTACAAACACGGCCGGTAGCAGTGCTTTTGCAGTGGCCTACACCAGCAGCGGCAGCTACACGGGCAGCTACAAAGTGCAGCTCTCAGATGCCAGCGGCGTTTTCCCAACCAGCACTACGGTTGGCATTATCGGCACTGGCAGCAGCTCGCCTATTTCGGCCAGCATTCCGGCCGGCACGCCCAGCGGCACCCGGTACCGCGTGCGGGTACTCAATGATGCTCCCGCTACCTACGGCGCCGATAATGGCGCTGACCTGACCGTTAGCCTCACCCCCGATTCCAACCCGGTTACCGTTTCACCAGCCTCCGCCCAAACCGTCCCGACGGATGGCATCGGCGCTACGCTCGCGGCTTCGGCGGCGGCTACCTCTACTTACTCCTGGCAATTTAGCACCAGCCCAACGGGTACATACACGTCCATTGGCGGCGCTACGTCGGCTTCCTACCTAGTGAAAGGCTCCAGTTTCCCAGGTGCTGGCACGTACTACCTTGTTGCCCAGGCTACTATCACCACCAGCTGCGGTACGCTTACTACCCAGAGCGAGCCGATTGCCGTAACGGTATCGGCGCCGGTGGTGCCGCCGGGCGTGCAGGTTTCGGCCACTGGTCTGCCCAACTTTGGCAATACGGTGGTGGGTGCCGCTACGCAGCAAAAGACCTTTACCGTGAGCGGCACTAGTCTGACTGGCCCCATCACCATTACGCCCCCGGCTGGTTTCGAAATCCGGACTGGCAACAGCCCGTTTGCATGCTGCGCCATTGTGCTCTCGCCAGTGGGCGGAAGCGTGCCCAGCACTACCATTGAGGTGCGTTTCACGCCTACTGATGCGCAAGCCGCGCAGGCCTCTATTCCGGTGGCTACTACTGGCCTAGCCACGCAATCGGTAGCCGTAAGCGGGACGGGCATTGCCGCTGTTTATCCGGCTACGCTCAGCACTACCCCGGTTTCAGACCTTACTCCTACCAGCGCCACTACCGGCGGCGAGGTAGCTACCGACGGCGGCAGCGCCGTAACGGCCCGCGGGGTGTTGTGGGCTACCACCGCCAACCCCGTTCTGGGCGCTTCGCAAACTACCAATGGTGCTGGCATCGGTACTTTCAGCAGCCCGCTGACTGGCCTACTGCCCGGCACTACTTACTTTGTGCGGGCCTACGCCACCAACGCCACCGGCACTACTTATGGCGAGGAGTTTTCCTTCACGACGGTTACTGTGCCGCTGGCCGCAGAGCCTACTGCTTCCGGCACCTTGTCGGCCAGCCTGGTTACAAGCAGCTCCGCCCAGCTAAACCTGAGCGGCGGTGATGGCACGAAATACCTGGTGGTAGGCCACCTCGGCAGCGCCGTAGATGCTGATCCAGTAGATGCTACCACCTATACCGCTGACCTCGCTTTCGGGACGGGCAGCGTGCTGGGCAAAGGCAACTTTGTGGTGTACAACGGCACCGGCAACAACATCACTGTTACTGGCCTACGCCCCAATACCTCGTACTACTTCAGCGTGTTTGCCTTCAACGACAACAACACGCCCTACGCAGAGAACTACCTGACGACTTCGCCGGGAACTGTAGAGTTAACTACTCCGGCTCTGGCTCCTACGCTTCTGCTGGAAGAAAACTTTGAATACGCGGCGGGCTCCTTGCTCACGGCCAATAACTGGACGGCGCATAGTGGCGCCGGCAACCGCCCCGTGGCCGTTACTTCCACCGGCCTTTCATTCGCTGGCTACAACCTGCAAAGCGGCAACGCAGCGGCGGTTGCTGCCAACGGCGAAGACGTGAACCGGGCATTTGCCCCCGTGTTTGCCCGCACACCGGTGTATGCATCGTTCCTGGTGAATGCCTCTAATGCCTCCACCACCGGTGACTACTTCTTCCACCTGGGCCCTCAGACGATTGGCACCACATTCCGGGCCCGGGTATTTGCGCGCAAGACGGCAACGGGCAAAGTGCAGTTTGGCATCAGCGGTTCCGGCACTGCCGTGTATGCCCCCGAGGAATACGCTCTGAACACGACGCACTTGCTGGTGGTGAAATACACCTACGATGAAGCCGGCAACACGAGCACGCTCTTCATTGACCCCAGCACAACGGCCACCGAACCCAGCACTGCCGCGGCCAGCGTAACAGAGACCGGCACCATCGATAATATCGGCGCCGTGGCCCTCCGCCAGGGCACGAACTTCCCTACTCTGGTAGTTGATGGCATCCGGGTGGGTACTACGTACCGCGTGGCCCGTACTGGCCTCACCTGCACCGACCCTGTGCTAACCGTACCGACACTGGCTACAGCCCAGACTACGGCGGAGCAGTGCGGTGCCTCAGTGGTGTTTGCCGCTACCGCTTCGGCGGCTGGCACACCTGCGCCGGCCATTACCTACTCCATCGAGAAAGAGGGCGTAACGACGGCCATTACCTCGCCCTACCTCTTCCCGGTAGGTACTACTACCGTTACGGCCACCGCTACCAACGCCTGCGGCACCGACACCAAAACCTTCACGGTGACGGTGGAAGACAAGCAAGCACCCGTGGCCCTGACGCAACCCCTGACCGTGGCCCTGAGCCAGGGTACGGCTACCATAACGGCGGACCAGGTAAACAACAGCAGCTCCGATGCGTGTGGCATTGCTTCGCTAAGCCTGGACCGTACCTCGTTTAGCTGCGAGAACATCGGTGAAAACACCGTGACGCTGACGGTTACGGATGTGCATGGCAATACCTCCACGGCAACGGCCACTATCACGGTAACGGGCGAAATTCCGAAGCCTGCCATTGCCGTTACGCCTGGCTCTAGGGTATATACGGGTGGCATTGCTACCAATCTGTACCTGGGCTACGGTCCGCAGAGCGCCACGCTTACCGCATCGGGCGGCGTCAGCTACAGCTGGAGCCCCGCCACTGGTCTCAGCAGCGCTACCAGCGCGGCCCCGGTATTCACTGCCAGCACACCAGGTGTGTTTACCTTCACTGTTACCGTTACCAGTGCCTCGGGCTGCACCGCCACCAAGAGCGTGACCCTGACTGTCCGTGACGTACGCTGCGGCAACAAAAACGATAAGGTGAGTGTGTGTCATAAAGGCAAACCTTCCTGCATATCGGCGGGAGATGTGGCGGACCACCTCAGCCACGGCGACCAGCTGGGCGACTGCTCAACGGATGGCCTGACGGCTACTTCCTCGGCCAGCTCGCAGCTATCAGGCCAAGCCACGCTGGCAGCAGTGTTCGAGGCCTATCCCAACCCGTTCACGGACCGCACGGTGGTACACTTCCGGGCCGCTACTACGGGCCAGGCCCAGCTGCAGCTTTACAACTCGCTAGGCCAGCTAGTGAAGACGTACTACACCGGCATCGCGCAAAGCGGCCAGAACTACGAGTACACGGTAGATGGCAGCACGCTGCCTGCCGGTATCTACATCGGCCGCCTGGTGCTCGATGGCAAGATGCAGAACCTGCGCCTCGTTCTGTCGAAGTAACCGGCTTCTCTAGGCCACTACACAAGAAAAGGGGAACCGGCAGCGGTTCCCCTTTTCTTGTGTAGTGGCCTAGCCATTCAGCAAAAATGTATATATTAACTATTGAATAAACCTCCTCCTATGATGCCCACATTTCAGAAAGACCAGGGAGCCCAGCAGGTTGTAATTATCTGCATTTGCCTGCTGCTAAGTGCGGCACTGCCGCTTTGGGGCGAAGGATTGTTTGTGGATAAAACGGGAAACTTCTCCACCAGTCCGGCCCTAACAGTAGGCTTGCTGATGGCGCTGTTGCTGCGCTGGCGCCCGGCCCGCACCATCTTGTTTATCCTCACTATCCTCTACCTGTGCGTAGATTATTTCGCTTTTTCCCATGCGCCTGATAAAATAGGCTTCCTGCTTGTGGCCCCGCTGCACCTGACGGCCTTCCTCCTCTTGGGTTTCTCACGTAGCGTACAGCAGCATTTCCTGCGGCCTGCTTCTCAGGAACAAGTGGCCTAGACGCACAGAAAGCCCTTCATCAAAAAAACGAGCATCCCATCAGGTGCTCGTTTTTTTGATGGCCTACCCTGACTGGCCTAGCGCAAGCCTGCCTGCGCCACTCGCGCCGTCACGAGCAGCTGACCTACGTGGCGGGTAGTATGCTCGGCGGCGTGCACCAGCAGCCCCATCACGGTGCTGGGCAGCTGCTGGCGCCCCACCGCCCGAAACTCCGGCAACGAGGCCTCCGACGTAGTGCGTAGCGTGGTCAGCATTTGGTCTACGGCCTCCTGAAAACGTTGCACCAGCTCTGCGGTGGTATTGGGTAAGGCGGGGCCATCTTTTTCAGCAGCTAGGTACCGGAACTGGGCTTCCGTGAGCGGCTCCTGGCGCGCGTAGGCCTGCATGCGGTCCAGCACGCCGGCCAGGTGGCGCAGATGAAACCCCACGGAGGCCACCCCAGCGGGCCGAGCCTCCAGCAGTTCATTGGGGAAGTGGCCTAGGGCGGTTTCTACTTCATCGCGGGCCTGCAGCAGGGCATGGGCCAGCGGCTGAAGCAAGGGGGCTACATCGGGCAGCGGACCGCGCAGCCAGACTTCGGGGAGAGCAACTGAAGACATAGCCAGGAAACCGAATAAGCCCGGCCAGGGTTGCAGCGTCCGGGCTTTCGGGCCACAGAAGTTTTTCTCAGAAGTGCCTGGTTCCCGCTAGTAGGCCTATCTTTAAGCCCATGCTTCAACCTTCGCAGCGTGGAGTGGCACTACCCGCTTCCCCTTACCGCAAACTTAGTCCGTACGCCGAGGCTGCCCGCCAGCGCGGTATCACGGTGCATCCGCTCAACATCGGGCAGCCCGATATTGAAACGCCTCCGGCCATGCTGGCGGCCGTGCAGCAGGCCGATATCCGGGTGCTGGAATACGGACCTACGGCGGGCACCATGAGCTACCGCGAGAAGCTGGCCACCTACTATCAGAACCTGGGCCTGCAGGTAACGGCCGAGGATATTCTGGTGACAACCGGCGGCAGCGAGTCCATTTCGTTTGCGCTGCTGGCCTGCCTCAACCCCGGCGACGAGTTTATTGTGCCGGAACCATTCTACGGGCCCTACAACGCGTTTGCCATTTCTACCGGCACGCACGTGGTAGCCGTGGCCTCGCACCTGGAAAACCACTTTGCACTACCACCCATTGAGGAGTTTGAGCGCAAGATTACCCCGCGCACCAAGGCCATCCTCATTTGCAGTCCCAATAACCCTACGGGCTACGTGTACAGCCGCCAGGAGCTGGAGCAAATCAAGGACCTCTGCCTGCGCCACAACCTGTATCTGCTCTCCGATGAGGCCTACCGGGAGTTTTGCTACGATGCCGAATATACCAGCGCCCTGCACCTGCAAGGCGCCGACGACCACATCGTGCTGCTTGATACCATCTCGAAGCGCTACAGTGCCTGCGGGGCCCGCATCGGGGCGCTGGTCACCAAGAATAAGGCCCTCCGCGACATCGTGTTCAAGCTGGCCCAGCTACGGGTGTGCCCCCCTGGCCTAGGCCAGCTGCTGGCCGAAGCGGCCGCCGACTTGCCCGAGGACTATTTCGACCACACCAAAGCCGAGTACCTGGCCCGCCGCGACCTGATGGTAAGCCGCCTCCGCGCCATGCCCGGCGTGCAGTGCCCCCTGCCGCGTGGCGCGTTCTACGTGCTCTGCCACCTGCCCGTCGACGATGCCGACCTGTTTGCGAAATGGCTGCTGGAGAAGTTCTCCTACCGCAACGAAACCCTCATGGTGTCGCCCGCATCCGGCTTTTATGCCACGCCTGGCCTAGGGCGTCAGCAAATGCGCATGGCCTACGTGGTAAACCAGGACGTTATCAACCGCGCCATGGATTGCCTGGAGGTAGCCCTACGCGAGTATCCAGGTCGGCAAGAGTAGCAGCGCAACCTGTCATTCCGAGTGCAACGAGGAATCTGGGTTAGCTTCCGGAATATCCCCCAGATTCCTCGCTGCATTCGGAATGACAGCTTTATGTGCTTTCCCGTATCTTCTGGGCTGATTCTTGCCTGTTTCCGCCCTATGAAACGCTTTCTACCTCTTCTGCTTCTGCCGCTGCTGGGTGCGGCATCAGGTCCTGCCCAGCAAGATTCTACCACGGTGCGGGCCCTGACATTGCGCATCAATGGGCAAGCAGTGGCGACGGACACCAGCAGCTCCCGCTTTTTCCTAAGCGATTCTCGCACGCTACGCCTCAACATTATCAGGGCCGATGACCCCGATGGGGAAGGCCTCACCATTCTGATTGACCGTTTCCCTATCCAGGCAGGCACCTACAGCTTCCAGGAAATCCTGAGTGGCCGCAACCGCGACGCCTCCTACCGCTTCGGCAACACAGCTGCCTACTCCAAATCGTGCCCCGATAATCCCGGCTCGGTTACCATCACGGCCGTGAATGGCGAGAAGCACTGGCTAGCCGGCTCCTACCGTTGTACCGTCTGCGAGTCGGGCCGCGGCGGTAAGCGCTTTACCATGGAAGGCACGTTCCGGTATCCGGTGGAAAAGGAGTAGTCAGTTGGCTACCTTGCTGATAAGCAACATCTATTCTAATGCTCTATCAGCTCGGCACCTCGATTGACTTCCTAATTATCCTTCTGGATTTTGTGGTGGTAGGCCTGTTAGTCTACCTAAGAAAACCGCGCGACACCTTCTACAAACTGTGGGCAATTTTGGCACTGGTACTGCTGGTGTTGCCATTGAGCGGATTTAAATTCCTATTCAGCTCGCCGGGTACGTTGGCCTCCTCACCTGGCCTTATCACCATCAGGAATCCTGAGCAGCGGATGGCCAAGCTGTATTATCTGCGGCATTACCCGAATGAGAAATGGCAAGTGGATTGGGTTGAGTATATGTGGTCTTCTGGGAAAGAAACAGTACTGGAAACGGAAGGACAAGATGGCCTGGAAGTGGCCTACAAACAAGCTAGAAAGTGGCATTATGCTCCCATTCGGTTTGATGGCTCTTACCAAACTAGTATCATCTTTCCGCAGGACTTCACGGCCGTAGATACTTCCGGCCACATTGAGGAGGCCGAAAACAGGCACCTGCTTGCGGAATGTATCACCTGGCTTTCCAACCTGCTTACTCTGTGCAGCATAGGCCTAGTAGGCCTCTTACTCATTAGAGGAATCCGGCGCATCAGGCCCGGTAAGCTTCGCCTGTGGGTTGGGGGTGTGGCCGTTTACCTCCGAGTGCACATTCAGTCGCCTGACAAGTAAAGCGTAACTGCTGGCAGCGCGTGAGAGTGTGGCAGATGGCTAGTAGCTTTAAGCTTTCCTGACGCGGCCATCGTAGGCCACAGCCACTTTCCTTCT
Proteins encoded in this window:
- a CDS encoding T9SS type A sorting domain-containing protein, yielding MKHTSNHSSLLGRARKLVSGLLTGLATTGLLATSFSAHAQLSLTSSAPVTETFDGLGTAVGSVPTGFVLAAGATGISYTNPANTTLTTRIGGTSGTNAMNSSSAGGAYNFGNGVTATATDRALGFLSSSSFSAPRHLLLAIRNNTGTTITDLAVAYDVEKYRTGINPYEWQFFTSPDGTTWTQPANMVVAYGADGANAVVNPAATTSKTFTLSGLALEPGATTYLRWSYVGTLGSTNAQALGLDNLKLTPTLLGGTPAATIATGSVPTTPFCVTNTAGSSAFAVAYTSSGSYTGSYKVQLSDASGVFPTSTTVGIIGTGSSSPISASIPAGTPSGTRYRVRVLNDAPATYGADNGADLTVSLTPDSNPVTVSPASAQTVPTDGIGATLAASAAATSTYSWQFSTSPTGTYTSIGGATSASYLVKGSSFPGAGTYYLVAQATITTSCGTLTTQSEPIAVTVSAPVVPPGVQVSATGLPNFGNTVVGAATQQKTFTVSGTSLTGPITITPPAGFEIRTGNSPFACCAIVLSPVGGSVPSTTIEVRFTPTDAQAAQASIPVATTGLATQSVAVSGTGIAAVYPATLSTTPVSDLTPTSATTGGEVATDGGSAVTARGVLWATTANPVLGASQTTNGAGIGTFSSPLTGLLPGTTYFVRAYATNATGTTYGEEFSFTTVTVPLAAEPTASGTLSASLVTSSSAQLNLSGGDGTKYLVVGHLGSAVDADPVDATTYTADLAFGTGSVLGKGNFVVYNGTGNNITVTGLRPNTSYYFSVFAFNDNNTPYAENYLTTSPGTVELTTPALAPTLLLEENFEYAAGSLLTANNWTAHSGAGNRPVAVTSTGLSFAGYNLQSGNAAAVAANGEDVNRAFAPVFARTPVYASFLVNASNASTTGDYFFHLGPQTIGTTFRARVFARKTATGKVQFGISGSGTAVYAPEEYALNTTHLLVVKYTYDEAGNTSTLFIDPSTTATEPSTAAASVTETGTIDNIGAVALRQGTNFPTLVVDGIRVGTTYRVARTGLTCTDPVLTVPTLATAQTTAEQCGASVVFAATASAAGTPAPAITYSIEKEGVTTAITSPYLFPVGTTTVTATATNACGTDTKTFTVTVEDKQAPVALTQPLTVALSQGTATITADQVNNSSSDACGIASLSLDRTSFSCENIGENTVTLTVTDVHGNTSTATATITVTGEIPKPAIAVTPGSRVYTGGIATNLYLGYGPQSATLTASGGVSYSWSPATGLSSATSAAPVFTASTPGVFTFTVTVTSASGCTATKSVTLTVRDVRCGNKNDKVSVCHKGKPSCISAGDVADHLSHGDQLGDCSTDGLTATSSASSQLSGQATLAAVFEAYPNPFTDRTVVHFRAATTGQAQLQLYNSLGQLVKTYYTGIAQSGQNYEYTVDGSTLPAGIYIGRLVLDGKMQNLRLVLSK
- a CDS encoding DinB family protein, yielding MSSVALPEVWLRGPLPDVAPLLQPLAHALLQARDEVETALGHFPNELLEARPAGVASVGFHLRHLAGVLDRMQAYARQEPLTEAQFRYLAAEKDGPALPNTTAELVQRFQEAVDQMLTTLRTTSEASLPEFRAVGRQQLPSTVMGLLVHAAEHTTRHVGQLLVTARVAQAGLR
- a CDS encoding pyridoxal phosphate-dependent aminotransferase — encoded protein: MLQPSQRGVALPASPYRKLSPYAEAARQRGITVHPLNIGQPDIETPPAMLAAVQQADIRVLEYGPTAGTMSYREKLATYYQNLGLQVTAEDILVTTGGSESISFALLACLNPGDEFIVPEPFYGPYNAFAISTGTHVVAVASHLENHFALPPIEEFERKITPRTKAILICSPNNPTGYVYSRQELEQIKDLCLRHNLYLLSDEAYREFCYDAEYTSALHLQGADDHIVLLDTISKRYSACGARIGALVTKNKALRDIVFKLAQLRVCPPGLGQLLAEAAADLPEDYFDHTKAEYLARRDLMVSRLRAMPGVQCPLPRGAFYVLCHLPVDDADLFAKWLLEKFSYRNETLMVSPASGFYATPGLGRQQMRMAYVVNQDVINRAMDCLEVALREYPGRQE